In Plasmodium gaboni strain SY75 chromosome 8, whole genome shotgun sequence, one DNA window encodes the following:
- a CDS encoding hypothetical protein (conserved Plasmodium protein, unknown function) — protein MKIFQTNVDNFNLNICEQNENINTTCGHVEYIKNDIQQNEDPCYNDNNIYFDDDKLLRSGESVPSITTHKISHDDVHKKKITEQNDLDSKNYIKRNHSSNNNNNNYSNDKNILNDDISMSPKKKKAKYNNSSKNKKESDKCDDKCDDNCDDNRDDHCDDNYDDDSHHNPNNINHLREEIKKELFKKLNIILDVNMNMNTDEEYYMKFLKNRKFRNYIMNTSKFIIILGKYLQLSFCTICIALYYMNKYNQKILKRKKNTISYLIAGACIFLAWKLREDFELLKKSRKLYDIPKVIFKLLNYFYKKKKIKKKIHSIELDLITNYKINHTFYNTQIFNHKTFSSFMEHIKKENLCDISIKQEEQKKQQLNQASKNENTYIDTKKEHKNKKQSKCLHINNNVNNLQENKSIYNDLQELNNIIEEGYISDINNINHVSDCFSSYLSECNSSDVSEYDHMDIEQNETINKETDVKNENVKIKHEINGDLHEQNGDLDEQNGDLDEQNGDLDEQNGELHKKNGELHKKNGELHKKNGELHEQNGELREKNILTENIKKLKKLCKEHKKNIYVSSSKWVLNNSGQKLQLMQKIIIYYEGEILKSFNYHIKPKMLFFELLPSYINKFVYTMKGYIESDQVVYLEKLCFLTILDIYKTPLCLIFTPKEILITCILKAYISLKLLSNELHIRSLSFQDFEDKINSFIQSICCEDPINVYRIKTALRELRQLHF, from the exons atgaaaatatttcaGACAAACGTCGAcaattttaatttaaatatatgtgaacaaaatgaaaatataaatacaacATGTGGTCATgtagaatatataaaaaatgacaTTCAACAAAATGAAGATCCTTgttataatgataataatatatactttgatgatgataaattattaagGAGCGGGGAATCTGTTCCTTCTATTACCACACATAAAATAAGTCATGACGATGTgcataaaaaaaaaataaccGAACAAAATGACTTGGATagtaaaaattatattaaacGTAACCatagtagtaataataataataataattatagtaatgataaaaatattcttaatgatgatatatcCATGTCTCCCAAAAAGAAGAAGGCCAAATACAACAACTCCAGtaagaataaaaaagaaagtGATAAATGTGATGATAAATGTGATGATAATTGTGATGATAATCGTGATGATCATTGTGATgataattatgatgatgattCACATCATAATCctaataatattaatcaCTTAAgagaagaaataaaaaaagaactatttaaaaaactcaatatcattttagatgttaatatgaatatgaatactgatgaagaatattatatgaaatttttaaaaaacaGAAAATTCAGAAACTATATTATGAATACTTCcaaatttattatcatcctaggaaaatatttacaacTTTCTTTTTGCACCATATGTATTgctttatattatatgaataaatataatcaGAAAATTcttaaaagaaaaaaaaacaccATAAGTTATCTCATTGCAGGTGCCTGTATTTTCCTTGCTTGGAAATTAAGAGAAGATTTTGAACTCTTGAAAAAATcaagaaaattatatgatataccaaaagttatttttaaactattaaattatttttataaaaaaaaaaaaatcaaaaaaaaaatacattcTATCGAATTAGATTTAATaacaaattataaaattaatcATACCTTTTATAATACTCAAATATTTAATCACAAAAccttttcttcttttatggaacatataaaaaaagaaaactTATGTGACATAAGCATAAAACAAGAAGAACAAAAGAAACAACAACTGAATCAAGCTtcaaaaaatgaaaatacTTACATAGATACAAAGAAAGAAcataaaaacaaaaaacaATCCAAATGtttacatattaataataatgtaaataatttaCAAGAAAATAAATCCATATATAACGACCTACAAGaattgaataatataattgaAGAAGGATATATATctgatataaataatataaatcatGTCAGTGATTGCTTTAGTTCATATTTGTCTGAATGTAATAGCAGTGACGTTTCGGAGTATGACCACATGGATATTGAACAAAACGAAACGATAAATAAAGAAACTGatgtaaaaaatgaaaatgttaaaataaaacatgAAATAAATGGTGATTTGCATGAACAAAATGGTGATTTGGATGAACAAAATGGTGATTTGGATGAACAAAATGGTGATTTGGATGAACAAAATGGTGAGttacacaaaaaaaatggcgagttacacaaaaaaaatggtgagttacacaaaaaaaatggtGAGTTACATGAACAAAATGGTGAGTTACgggaaaaaaatattttgacagagaatataaaaaaattaaaaaaattatgtaaaGAGCACAAAAAGAACATATACGTCTCATCTTCCAAATGGGTATTAAACAATTCAGGTCAGAAGTTACAATTGATGCagaagataataatatattacgaaggagaaatattaaaaagttTTAATTATCACATAAAGCCTaaaatgttattttttgaattattaccatcatatataaataaatttgtGTATACAATGAAAGGATATATTGAATCTGACCAGGTGGTATATTTAGAGAAGTTATGTTTTTTAACGATATTagatatttataaaacTCCTTTATGTTTAATATTTACTCCAAAGGAAATATTGATAACGTGTATATTAAAAGcatatatatcattaaaatTGTTGAGTAATGAGTTACATATTCGATCCTTGTCCTTTCAAG ACTTTgaagataaaataaattctttCATACAATCAATCTGTTGTGAAGACCCAATCAA CGTCTATAGGATAAAAACAGCCTTGAGAGAACTACGACAACTGCATTTTTAA
- a CDS encoding putative rRNA processing WD-repeat protein → MLNYSLSNICGCFYTGGKILFSNDGNCLFVPVSNRINIYDLCSNSCNTLKSESRNDIRHIAIHPSMEIIITVDKFGYGCVINLLKDQIISRILFKSKTGVVTSFNYNNMLTPQEEQDVVNSAIFTNSGKHFLISIGRRVIIWKSPCKKNNYKLIKYNDICFHSLNVISLDISTDDKYFLTTSYDMTIRIHTVKKEKKIKPTILSGNKTTIVGAFFSKDGNFIFSVNKSGLIIMWSYEAQTGEGQKYENFEANKVYEDINSDNRKSDNKSGDDDKKSDDNINSDVINSDDINSDDDKKSDDNINSDDKKSDEDERNSCDDENVSFENEKKKNRKEEKSSKIYPYNNKIKDNNNNNDNNNNNSVKRAFEKRWCYKKIYYCNQEKNEEVIRSCFNKEKDIFVIAFSSGRFAIYSTPDMTSLYNISINTNTIDDITINIDGEWIALGEGNNGTIIIWEWKSESYILKQNTTNKNVKCVKFSPIISHLKIGSHIIDNSSTYHESDNFTSKFVIVTGNEDGTIKLYDYLSFINFVTFTAHTNTVTDICFLPQGNAFISCSLDGTVRAFDLLRYRNFKIYTPDVITESNQYSNNMNDLNSSGKKKVDKKLNVQFLCVSVNISGNIVAAGGRGNEYVVYIWNVQTGKCIDKLFGHNSPIIKICFSTNLKNEGIIASCSWSKNVLIWDLYARQNKGSKYEEITTSHDISYMCFDPRGNDILAVCTLSCKIMFWDISIQEVIGTIEGARDIKRGRLLGEQFGAIPKMNKKRNRKKSLNNLDDESMYEEDLEDQGQNTIVNQNCYFTSIDYIHNGNYIVGCANCSVSLYIYDTYLYLLIKIIDLTKNYCVDGIKREISTRYLTSEGTHIYELDISDEEGDIYLDNYKIMNRKKKQNLLPGQMNEDYLNSKLKKYKFLLNQLHISGDDRHIAVACNTGLYVFTKDYQYQYIPSIKNIYKGLISPNIYVPKFLTQNVNLKNLKNSLKKKEYMKAFILSLALNNYEHILEVYENIPYNIIPLCVKVLTKPFLFILINFIKTLLINDTIKHIHLHLFYLNSIFTTHFNVFLNNDFYNHMHNNKSIKNSQDKNKTSTPNIMSNTSSLFSSDEIRTSLLLILKQIFTINNGLQYLYTNNINVLKYLSLKE, encoded by the coding sequence ATGTTAAACTATTCGTTGAGTAACATATGTGGGTGTTTTTATACTGGAGgtaaaatattatttagTAATGATGGGAACTGTTTATTTGTACCTGTAAGTAAtagaataaatatttatgatttATGTAGTAACAGTTGTAATACATTAAAATCAGAAAGTCGTAATGATATAAGACATATTGCTATTCATCCTAGTATGGAGATTATTATAACAGTAGATAAATTTGGTTATGGTTGTGTTATAAATTTATTGAAAGATCAGATAATTTCAAGAATATTGTTTAAATCAAAAACTGGTGTTGTTACTTcttttaattataataatatgcTTACACCTCAAGAAGAACAAGATGTTGTTAATTCAGCCATATTTACGAATAGTGGAAAACACTTTTTGATTTCAATTGGTAGAAGAGTAATTATATGGAAGAGTCcttgtaaaaaaaataactataaattaataaaatataatgatatatgCTTTCATTCATTAAATGTTATATCATTAGATATTTCTACAGATGATAAGTATTTTTTAACCACATCGTATGATATGACTATAAGAATTCATACAGtcaaaaaagaaaaaaaaatcaagCCAACCATTTTGAGTGGTAATAAAACGACCATCGTAGGTGCATTCTTCTCAAAAGATGGGAACTTTATATTCAGTGTAAATAAATCTGGGTTAATAATTATGTGGTCATACGAGGCCCAAACGGGTGAAGGCcaaaaatatgaaaattttgAGGCTAACAAGGTGTATGAGGATATAAATAGTGATAATAGAAAGAGTGATAATAAAAGCGgtgatgatgataaaaaaagtgatgataatataaatagtgatgttataaatagtgatgatataaatagtgatgatgataaaaaaagtgatgataatataaatagtgatgataaaaaaagtGATGAGGACGAAAGAAATAGCTGCGATGATGAAAATGTTTCTtttgaaaatgaaaaaaaaaaaaatagaaaagAGGAGAAGAGCTCCAAAATATACccttataataataaaataaaagacaacaacaataataatgataataataataataatagtgtGAAGAGAGCCTTTGAAAAAAGGTGGTGctataagaaaatatattattgtaatCAAGAGAAGAATGAAGAAGTTATAAGATCATGttttaataaagaaaaggatatatttgttattgCTTTTTCAAGTGGAAGGTTTGCTATTTATAGTACTCCAGATATGACATCtctttataatattagTATTAATACAAACACAATTGATGATATTACTATAAATATTGATGGAGAATGGATAGCATTAGGAGAAGGTAATAATGGTACCATTATAATATGGGAGTGGAAAAGTGAGAGCtatatattaaaacaaaatacaacaaataaaaatgtcAAATGTGTTAAATTTTCTCCTATTATTAGCCACTTAAAAATTGGTAGTCATATTATAGATAATTCAAGTACTTATCACGAATCTGATAATTTTACTAGTAAATTTGTTATTGTTACAGGTAATGAAGATGGTActattaaattatatgattatttatcatttattaattttgttACTTTTACTGCTCATACAAATACTGTTACAGATATTTGTTTCTTACCACAAGGTAATGCATTCATCTCATGTTCTCTTGATGGTACTGTTAGAGCTTTTGATCTTTTAAGATATCgtaattttaaaatttatacTCCTGATGTTATAACTGAGTCAAATCAatatagtaataatatgaacGACCTGAACAGTTCaggtaaaaaaaaagtggATAAAAAATTGAATGTTCAATTTTTGTGTGTGAGTGTGAATATAAGTGGAAATATAGTAGCAGCAGGTGGTCGTGGGAATGAGTATgtggtatatatatggaatGTACAGACAGGAAAATGTATAGATAAATTATTTGGTCATAATTCTCctataataaaaatatgtttcAGTACAAATTTAAAGAATGAAGGGATAATAGCTAGCTGTTCATGGAgtaaaaatgtattaatatGGGATTTATATGCTCGTCAAAATAAGGGTAGTAAATATGAGGAAATAACAACATCACATGATATATCATATATGTGTTTTGATCCACGAGGGAATGATATATTAGCTGTATGTACATTAAGTTGTAAAATTATGTTTTGGGATATATCTATACAAGAAGTAATAGGAACTATCGAAGGAGCAAGAGATATTAAGAGAGGTAGATTATTAGGTGAACAATTTGGGGCAATACctaaaatgaataaaaaaaggaatagaaaaaaaagtttGAATAATTTAGATGATGAATCTATGTATGAAGAAGATTTAGAAGATCAAGGACAAAATACTATTGTAAATCAAAATTGTTATTTTACCTCTATAgattatatacataatgGTAATTATATAGTTGGATGTGCTAATTGTAGTGTctctttatatatatatgatacatatttatatttattaataaaaattattgaTTTAACAAAGAATTATTGTGTAGATGGTATTAAAAGAGAAATATCCACTCGATATTTAACATCTGAAGGgacacatatatatgaattagATATTAGTGATGAAGAAGGTGATATTTATTtagataattataaaattatgaatagaaagaaaaaacagAATTTATTACCAGGACAAATGAATGAAGATTATTTAAATAgtaaattaaaaaaatataaatttcttttaaatcAATTACATATATCTGGGGATGATAGACATATAGCTGTTGCATGTAATACTGGATTGTATGTATTTACAAAAGATTATCAATATCAATATATTCCAagtattaaaaatatttataaagGATTAATATCAccaaatatttatgttcCCAAATTTTTAACACAAAACGTTAATTTAAAGAATTTAAAgaattctttaaaaaaaaaagaatatatgaaagcctttattttatctttagcattaaataattatgaacaCATTTTAGAGgtatatgaaaatattccatataatattatccCACTATGTGTAAAGGTATTAACCAAACCATTTCTATTTATTCtcataaattttataaaaacattattaattaatGATACTATTAAACATATCcatttacatttattttatcttaattctatatttacaactcattttaatgtattcctaaataatgatttttataatcatatgcataataataaatctaTTAAGAATAGTcaagataaaaataaaacatcTACTCCAAACATTATGAGTAATACCAGTTCACTTTTTTCATCAGATGAAATACGTACATctcttttattaatattaaaacaGATTTTTACAATAAATAATGGTTTACAGTATTTGTATACAAATAACATAAATGTCTTAAAGTATTTATCTTTAAAGGAATGA
- a CDS encoding 1-cys peroxiredoxin, which yields MAYHLGATFPNFTATASNVDGVFDFYKFVGDSWAILFSHPHDFTPVCTTELAEFGKMHEEFLKLNCKLIGFSCNSKESHDKWIEDIKFYGKLDKWDIPMVCDESRELANELKIMDEKEKDIKGLPLTCRCVFFISPDKKVKATVLYPATTGRNSQEILRVLKSLQLTNTHPVATPVNWKEGDKCCILPSVDNADLPKLFKNEVKKMDVPSQKGYLRFVQM from the coding sequence atggCTTACCATTTAGGAGCTACGTTTCCAAATTTTACTGCTACTGCTTCTAATGTAGATGGAGTTTTTGACTTTTATAAATTCGTAGGAGATAGCTGGGCTATTTTATTTAGTCACCCACATGATTTTACTCCTGTATGTACCACTGAACTTGCTGAATTTGGTAAAATGCATGAAGAATTTTTAAAGCTCAACTGCAAATTAATCGGATTTAGTTGTAACTCTAAAGAATCTCACGATAAATGGATAgaagatataaaattttacGGAAAACTAGATAAGTGGGATATTCCTATGGTTTGTGATGAATCCAGAGAATTAGCTAAcgaattaaaaattatggatgaaaaagaaaaagatattaaaGGACTTCCATTAACTTGTAGATGTGTTTTCTTTATTTCTCCAGATAAAAAAGTCAAAGCAACCGTTCTTTATCCAGCCACGACAGGAAGAAATTCACAAGAAATTCTTAGAGTTCTTAAATCATTACAACTCACTAACACACACCCTGTTGCTACTCCGGTTAATTGGAAAGAAGGAGACAAATGCTGTATATTACCATCTGTTGATAATGCAGACCTTCCAaaactttttaaaaatgaagtaaaaaaaatggatgTACCATCACAAAAGGGGTATTTAAGATTTGTTCAAATGTAA
- a CDS encoding putative inositol 5-phosphatase gives MYPSRLTCFRSYKIYCNNDCLFVIGINKKENVYEVSALKRRSKKIEIVEHFELYMKKDYCNYIIRKKLEYICKCEGIFGCIRFLNYPYLYVLIKKEKVGILFNEHKIYNVKNILLIPFVEDIFDNYNEENELIDLFYNNINHKYIYFSYTYNLTSSVQENYFIQKNYMKGGLEEYKKNPYIWNSYHNKYFIKKNIFLCLFVINGYFIQSKFECSGKIIDISLIGRRSNKYAGTRYRKRGLNSFGYSANDVESEIILFEKNNSHVILSYTQLRGSVPIFWNQQVNYKILKKPQINFIKTDINYSSTQKHFQMLYEKYGYPITVVNLLSKKKYSDEQKLSYQYKLSIDTLNKHIPKKIHIIYKHLDLRKAYKIGIKYTQYILKMLYNYSLNTIGFFYMHNKKVLLIQTGVLRFNCVDCLDRTNAAQLFLNIYMFIKFVKIIKLIKKNDLSVQNISHISQLYEELGDVISKQYAGSTAHKKYTPGQHSNFFIQSKELFTSLKRYYISSFNDLEKQKAINLFLGVTHNKLHCINNSHELDTYAHNKYFKNYGKNIFWWVLPLDKFYYKAQTLLDLKHEDIIIINLRRKLKEKEKRNRRKKKIKIKNMKIKKMTQFLYTYNMNTKMDSNKYKERKRGKKKKKKKHTHLNILEDLYRNLKTGDESKKILKIKRRRNILRSMKDVKIKKIKKQDFISKMYDNLRFYKCFSNTNIFKHIYNFNNAEQNFLDKMGVSLEGNLFFDRMNYIFKMRSVDNYYKKGEVPGDQKNGGDQKNGGDQKNGGDNKNCDDNKNGGDKKNGGDKKNGGDKKNCDDNKNCDDKKNDDDKKNGDDKKNGDDKYNIKNHINNIHYNNSVNKINLGSIIDNNIEMNPRSFIVLFKYLSHICNFYNVYKNNFHYFFKNKNIFRYKIWRLISCYNYLNYLKIYFNIFFLLYYAICNKYNIKLIYMNHIKELISYTNSFKCKDLQYEEDDVIKKCDYNNKKTKEDSTNYKNHINNYINNYINNHINNHIIINTSSFENDIKHIVSHFKRYKNVPMLIDNYINYYQINNIPYNYMLINISSIIYDIKMNDNMKKKLSRDKMKRGITNKNITSIKNSINNINNINNINNINNINNINNNNNIYKYSIYNCRTHTCSISYLDDDDAHIFNRYSMSDVYNLSEVYNIVTKEDQIINNNMLSDEKTTNSYMFKNYIKRNNISDNSSDNNSNLIISRNEKKKIFLKKKNIKIASKFYKCHIYKRYIKEKKDEKYIRDKNYNILQLPYIYSPFYFNSKMIKFLLFVYSTYCSSANEINCNKNIKYNIYNNCHKLNKYPIDFYYHCNNSYNQIKKMIDMDNELIKKDTNNIQSSNNIYYNIVFFFKKLFVIKYVDLYFIELYLSYIYKTNYYKEFDVYFYQNIKYPFYNNMKNKKSEEKLFLDNYDSFENIHKKKKEVFRIHKKIYNEVTNNYNNLARKYIYIKKFETQYTQEMNSYKKRDEQIKQFFKNNITSFNNQMNNYNIHFNNFKHYIKQNEKYKQNGNYDHLHNFNVLKDKIENSMNYNQYCHPIGRKIFTT, from the coding sequence ATGTATCCTTCAAGGTTGACATGTTTTCGAAGTTATAAGatatattgtaataatGATTGTTTATTTGTGATAGGTATAAATAAGAAAGAGAATGTTTATGAAGTAAGTGCGTTGAAGAGAAGGAGTAAGAAGATTGAGATTGTTGAACACtttgaattatatatgaagaaagattattgtaattatattataagaaagaaattagaatatatatgtaaatgTGAAGGTATATTTGGATGTATTCGTTTTTTGAATTACccttatttatatgtattaattaAGAAAGAGAAAGTTggaatattatttaatgaacataaaatatataatgtaaaaaatattttattaatacCATTTGTTGAAgatatatttgataattataatgaagagaatgaattaatagatttattttataataatataaatcataaatatatctatttttcatatacatataatttaacATCAAGTGTGCaagaaaattattttattcaaaaaaattatatgaaagGAGGACttgaagaatataaaaagaatccatatatatggaattcatatcataataaatattttataaaaaagaatatttttttatgtttatttgtaataaatggatattttattcaatCCAAATTTGAATGCTCAGGTAAAATTATTGATATTAGTTTGATAGGTAGAAGAAGTAATAAATATGCAGGCACTCGATATAGAAAACGAGGTTTAAATTCTTTTGGCTATTCAGCTAATGATGTTGAATCTGAgattattttatttgaaaaaaataattctcATGTTATCTTATCATATACACAATTAAGAGGTTCTGTTCCTATATTTTGGAATCAACAAgttaattataaaattttaaagaaaccacaaataaattttataaaaacagATATTAATTATTCATCTACACAAAAACATTTTCAAATgttatatgaaaaatatggaTATCCTATAACAGTTGTTAATTTATTAagtaagaaaaaatatagtgatgaacaaaaattatcatatcAATATAAACTATCTATTGATACACTTAATAAACATATTCctaaaaaaatacatattatatataaacatttagATTTAAGAAAAGCTTATAAAATTGGtattaaatatacacaatatattttaaaaatgttatataattattctttaaataCTATCGGTTTCTTTTATATgcataataaaaaagtttTACTTATTCAAACAGGTGTTCTCAGATTTAATTGTGTTGATTGTTTAGATAGAACAAATGCAGCtcaattatttttaaatatctatatgtttattaaattcgttaaaattataaaattaatcaaaaaaaatgatttgTCTGTTCAAAATATATCACATATATCACAATTATATGAAGAATTAGGTGATGTCATATCTAAACAATATGCAGGATCGACAgcacataaaaaatatacacCAGGCCAACATTCTAACTTTTTTATTCAATcaaaagaattatttacatctctaaaaagatattatattaGTTCTTTTAATGATCtagaaaaacaaaaagcAATTAATCTATTCCTAGGAGTTACACATAATAAATTGCattgtataaataattctCATGAACTTGATACATATGCtcataataaatattttaaaaattatggaaaaaatattttctgGTGGGTTCTTCCTCTAGACAAATTCTATTACAAGGCACAAACTTTGTTGGATTTAAAACATGAggatattattataataaatctaagaagaaaattaaaagaaaaagaaaaaagaaaccgaagaaaaaaaaaaattaaaattaaaaatatgaaaattaaaaaaatgacacaatttttatatacatataatatgaacacTAAGATGgattcaaataaatataaagaaagaaaaagaggaaaaaaaaaaaaaaaaaaaaaacatacacatttaaatattttagaAGATTTATATAGAAACTTGAAAACAGGAGACGAATCAAAGAAGATACTTAAAATTAAAAGGAGgagaaatatattaagaaGTATGAAGGAtgtaaaaattaaaaagataaaaaaacaagattttatatcaaaaatGTATGATAATTTGAGGttttataaatgttttagtaatacaaatatatttaaacatatatataattttaataatgcGGAGCAGAATTTTTTAGATAAGATGGGTGTTTCTTTGGAGGGTAATTTATTCTTTGATCgtatgaattatatatttaaaatgCGTTCTGTagataattattataagaaaGGGGAGGTCCCAGGTGATCAAAAAAATGGTGGAGATCAAAAAAATGGTGGTGATCAAAAAAATGGTggtgataataaaaattgtgatgataataaaaatggtggtgataaaaaaaatggtggtgataaaaaaaatggtggtgataaaaaaaattgtgatgataataaaaattgtgatgataaaaaaaatgatgatgataaaaaaaatggtgatgataaaaaaaatggtGATGACAAATACAATATAAAGAAccatattaataatatacattaCAACAATTCtgtaaataaaataaatttagGTAGTATAATcgataataatatagaaatgAATCCACGTTCTTTTATTGTTTTGTTTAAATATTTGTCGcatatatgtaatttttacaatgtatataaaaataatttccattatttttttaagaataagaatatatttcGATATAAAATATGGAGACTTATTTCatgttataattatttaaattatttaaaaatatattttaatatattttttcttttatattatgctatatgtaataaatataatataaagttgatatatatgaatcatataaaagaattaatatCTTATACGAATTCATTTAAGTGTAAAGATTTACAATATGAAGAAGATGAtgtaattaaaaaatgtgattataataataaaaagacAAAGGAAGATTCTACTAATTATAAGaatcatattaataattatattaataattatattaataatcatattaataatcatattataataaatactTCTAGCTttgaaaatgatataaaacatattgTGTCTCATTTCAAgagatataaaaatgtgCCTATGTTAAtagataattatataaattattatcaaataaataatattccttataattatatgttgattaatatatcgtctattatatatgatatcaaaatgaatgataatatgaaaaaaaaactttCAAGGgataaaatgaaaaggggaataacaaacaaaaatattacaagtattaaaaatagtatcaataatatcaataatatcaataatatcaataatatcaataatatcaataatatcaataataataataatatatataaatatagtATTTATAATTGTAGAACTCATACTTGTTCAATATCCTATTTAGATGATGATGACGcacatatttttaatagaTACAGCATGTCTGatgtttataatttatCAGAGGTGTATAATATTGTTACTAAGGAAgatcaaataataaataataatatgcTAAGTGATGAAAAAACTACTAATTCTTATATGttcaaaaattatataaagagGAATAATATATCAGATAATTCTTCtgataataatagtaatttaattatttctagaaatgaaaaaaagaaaatatttttaaaaaaaaaaaatattaaaattgcatctaaattttataaatgtcatatatataaaagatatataaaagaaaaaaaagatgaaaaatatataagagataagaattataatattttgcaacttccatatatatacagtccattttattttaattccaaaatgataaagtttcttttatttgtttattcAACATATTGTTCTTCTGcaaatgaaataaattgtaataaaaatattaaatataatatttataataattgtcataaattaaataaatatcctattgatttttattatcattgTAATAACTCATATAAtcaaattaaaaaaatgatagATATGGATAATGAGCTCATTAAAAAagatacaaataatatacaaagttctaataacatatattataacattgtgtttttttttaaaaaattatttgtaattaaatatgtagatttatattttattgaattatatttatcatatatatataagacaaattattataaagaatttgatgtctatttttatcaaaatataaaatatcctttttataataatatgaaaaataaaaaatcaGAAGAGAAACTTTTCTTAGATAATTATGATTCATTTGAAAATATAcacaagaaaaaaaaagaagtTTTTCGcatacataaaaaaatttataatgaagtaacaaataattataataatttagctaggaaatatatatatataaaaaaatttgaaaCACAATATACTCAAGAAATgaattcatataaaaaaagagatGAACAAATCAAACAGttctttaaaaataatattacttcttttaataatcaaatgaataattataatatccattttaataattttaaacattatattaaacaaaatgaaaaatataaacaaaacGGAAACTATGATCATCTTCATAATTTTAATGTCTTGAAAGATAAAATAGAAAACTCAATGAATTATAATCAGTATTGTCATCCAATTGGAAggaaaatatttacaacATAA